The Gambusia affinis linkage group LG09, SWU_Gaff_1.0, whole genome shotgun sequence DNA window TTCAACGCTTTAAATCACCTGGATTCACACGAAGCAGCTGGGCTTACCCAGGATAAACATTCACAAATCACTCAAGATTTCTGGAGTTAAAAAACTGACAGTTTAAAGGTACAACGTGTTGTTCACAAGCATTTATAGCACTTATTTTACTCTACGTTTCATCGCCCTGTTAAGCTGAGAACAGAACTCTGATTTCATTCGATTCAGTTCAACCAGTTACCTTTTTTAATTCCCATATTCACAAagcatattcatattcatattcataaaaGGGAAGCCTGGTAGTGCAACCTAacactttacattttgatgaaaatatcATCATGGGGAAACATGCAGTGGAgatgattcttcttctttttttttagttaatgaAAAGTGGATGCGGTACAACGTGTCCTGGCAAGAAAAAGTGGGGCGACGGTTCAgtttccagcaggacaaacacCCTGAACATTCAGCAAGTGCtacaataaaatgatcaaagcaTATTCCTGTGatagaatgacctagtcaaagttcagacataaaaaacagCGGTGGCAAGACTTTAAAGCTGCCTGCCGTTTGCAGACACTCTCCATACAGTACAATGGGTATCGTATCGTTTATCGTGATAGATTTGTTATTGTGATatgaaatttgatttattgttgtcacaatgAATtccacataaagaaaaaaatgctcagCGTTCCTTGGATTGTTATTATTTACTTCTTCCTCCACTGTCTGTCCAATGAGAGCgtcaataaataccaataacTTTGAGAATATCTAGTGTGTGAAGTTTAGTGATAGAAATCAGACTTAATTATGAGCTTGGTTTCCTAAAGAATCGTGTTTCacatgggaatgtttttcaagagcagtttttatgtttgacggtttttaatttcttcagcaCTCCAACTTTCTAAACTACAGCTCccataaaaataatagtttggTTCAGATGCATCTGATTTCTAACATAATGAACACTTCCGTAGTGAATTACAGAAGCTACCTCACTCATTGTAATTGTAGTAAGTGGTCAACAGCAGGAGGGGAAGTTTGATGCTGAATCACCGTGGTGATCAGCTTCTCGTTCGACACTTAACACGCTAACACAGTGGTGAATTTCACTCCAATCTTCAATATCTGTGAGTCACATCTAGTATATTTCCATCAGGGCTACTGTGAGTGCCGAAAGGTTTCACATTTGGGAAAAATACAGCTGCATTCATCGAGCataaaaaatgaacaagaaatattaaatgaatgaCACAGGAGAGTTCGAGCTTAGTTTTATTGACTCAAAATGTAGAACTGTTATATAGCGCTGCTAAAACGTAAATTACACACTTTAGTAGGAGGATATATCCTCCTACTAAAGGAGGATATCAAGTCTGTTGATTTCCGCTGAGCTCATCTATCATAATCAGTCCATGATTGTGAGATTTTCCATCCAGTTGATAATAAACTTCATcttaaatctatattttaagAACAGaatcttaaatgtttctttttgaacACGTGTTTTTCAATATTGGTGTCacaaaagagcaaaacagaTGTGGTGGCAATACAATGAAACTCTTGAAATTCTaatatggttttgtttttttgtttttttgccattcattaaaaacttttgatttaaaacctACAGTAGGGGTTGACCTGTATAactttagatttaaaacaaaaataataataattaagattatttttctaTCCTATGTTTTACAATATAACtgtttaaaatgctaaaacagtattaaaaatgtggttttcaCCTTTGTCATCTTATCTGTATAAAATTTGCCAAATACCATGAAGAGTTGAATGAAAATCGATGTTGAAGTTTTCAGacaaattttcttcaaaaaaaaaaaaaactattagaCTCTCTGTATAATTTCCTGAATTATATATTACTCGATAGGAAGTTCTGTATtacacaaattatttaaatatagttCAAATAACCTTGTGGCCCGTAAACGAAGTAAATTTTACGCTGTTGTAGCATTCAGGCTGACGTAATGCTCCGCAGCGGTTGCTTTTCCCTGGTTTTTCGATGTACGTGACGGCTCTCAGCTGCAATCCGCAGATAGGTTGCGTGAGCCTGTGATCAGGAAGGTTCTGGATTCAACCagctaagccccgcccccttgGGCTGATGCAAGAGGCCCCGCCCTCTCCTGTATAAAAGCCTCGCGCTCACCGCAGCGAGCCGCTTCACCCGTCTGACTACATGGAAGAAACACCGAGAACACAAGAGGAGACGCCGGAGCTCGATAGACTGCAGTCAGGATGGTCTATATCGCCGCTATGCCCTTTGGACACGGAGTGTCTGTCTTGACGGAGGAGGAAAGCGTGGTGGAGATGATAGGAAAGTACTTCTTCCACCACAACTCCCCGGGCCGTGGGTCGAGTTCGGCCCGGCGGGGAAGCGTTGAGAGCTGCGATGAGAGGGACGGCAGCTGGCCTTGTAAGTAGCTTTCATATACTTGATACTGGTTATGCTGTTAATCTGCAGCAATATGCAGATTAAGAGTTTTAATGCGTTTCTCTAaacttttgaataaataaaaacatactttaatagctagtatatatatatataatatgacTGACAAATTGATCTAGCCGAAAACTTGCAACTTTTCACTAAAGTCAGTGATGTTCTGACCTATAAAATGAGCGTTAAAAGGACTTGACTCAGATGATGCAATGAAGTGGTTCTAAACTTTGACGTCTAATCTCGTCACAGCCGCAGATTTGGATGCTGGTGTTGAGGACGAACAGCAGCTCCTCCATCAGGACCTGACCCGGCAGATGGAGTGCTGTCTGACGGAAGCCAAGCCGTCCGTCCTGCGCTGccaggtgctgctgctgccccgCAACATGATCACCAGGGTCGGGAACCACATCCTGCACGCCTCCGCCGATGAGCCCTGCGGGCTCCGGGGCGCCTCCATCAAGCTGTACGTTGAGGGCAAAGACGGCCTCAAGTTTGTGGGGACCGTCGTTCCGGACCCGGATGTGACCCCGACCTTTGAACTGTCTGTGGTGTTCAAGGTGGACAAGGAGGATGGCTGGCACATCTTTGATTCTGGCAAAGTGCTGAAGCTGAGGCCGGAGTACcagctgatgaagaggaagcTCTACTCCTCTGAAAGTCCCGTGATCCATGAGTTCAGCTAGTGGTGGACGGAGACTTGCAGAGTCATTTCAGTCCATAGTGAATGTAAAGCTGTGTACTCTGTgaggtttctgttttgatttactctagttcattttatatattcagATAGCTGAACCTTCTTGAGCAGGTCCTCAaaagttgtgtttctttttcactaATTGTCAGTATTTTGCACTGCGAGTTGTCTGACTGCTTAAATTTTAACCCAGAACTGGGCTGGTCTCACTACTGAAGTgtactgtttttgtattttatttataagacTTAAACTGTGcaataaagtatttatataaagttttatgtgggcttttttttttcttttgctaaagaAAAGGTAACTTCACTCTTTGGCCTTAAGCCATTAACTGGATTTCTAAAGGCTGAGGCAGAGGACTGGCCCCCTTAACCATCATTAGGAAACGATGGATAACACGTCTTGTAGGGTGATAACAGGTTGGCCACATCCTTAAATAATTGCAAGTATTAACTTATGGCAGGACAGTTCTCTATTTAAGACCCATGTGCCGACACAAAAATTCTGTTCTGTGACTCGACACTGAGGTTACCGTAACAAGCTAATGCTAGAGAACCGTGTCATGCGAGTCCCCAGAAATTTTAGCTTTGTTATACATTTGTCCATCTGTTGAGGGGTCTTAAAACTTATTTGAAACCTATATAAACTCTGGATAAGTGACAAGCTTGAAGATGGGCTAGtcaactttggaaaaaaaaatggcatgaCCAAATTTTAGTTTAATACTTGGAGGGAAAGCTCCATCTaaagcaaatgtatttaaatgaatgCATCAACAGCTGTTGCATCCCTTCATAAATTAAATGACTGAACTCTAAAGCAATTCGGTGCAGACATTAATCTAAAGGATATAGACTATTGCCTCAAGGACTAGCACTGGTCATACTAGTTTGCAGGAAATGAGGTCATTGCTGTTTTAGTCCTAGGCTAGGCTTTGGTTCTGCTCACCTTAGCTGCAAAGTGGATACAGCAGAATAACCAAATCAGGGTTGGACCTGCTCCTCCCACAGAACAAGAACAGGCAACTATCATGTGATGGAAAACCTCAACCctgtttaaaatactttaactgtTACACACCACTGCTATTCATAGAAACCAGTTCAGTATGCTAGCTCAGTCACAACTCTAAAACGaaacgtaaaataaaaaaaaacaagcaaaccaCTTTGGCccgttttacatttaaatcagatcttttatttaacaaatgtacaccaaaaaaacatacatacccTCACTATATGATCCTTCTCAGGTACAAAACTCAACTTTGTACTCTACCACAACACCGGCATGTTCTTATGCCATTTACAGAGTgttcacactcacacacacacaggctacTTCCTAAGTGATGATCAGGGATGAGTAGTCTCAGCAATAATGAACTTTGCTCACCTTGTTTCATAAAATGAGCATATACTTGTTTTAGCAAAATCCTCAGAGCTCATCAGGTTTAAATTTGCTTGGTATCAGCAGGAGGAAGGAGGATCCTTTAgagactttgtgttttcatagcCGACTTCTAAAGATGAAACCAAATCCTGTTGGCAAGGACTAACTGCAGATCCAAACTTAACAGTTTAATGTAATACAGTTAATGAGTTTTAACCTGAAGTGTAACTTTATGACTGAAGTGTTCTCTTGACCTAAGTCATGCTCTGGAAAAAGATCTGCAGATGTTTAAAGGTATATGCATCTTCGGTACCCTAAAACATGCTAATGTATGCCGTGGCCTAAAGATCGGAAACATtaataaagaggaaaagaagaaatgccCAGTGAATTATCCTTCAACATGGCCCAAACTGATTAATTGGTCCTGTGTGGCATTGGTCCAACATGCAGAGCTAATAAAACGGGTATTAAATCCTAAGAACGTCACGTTCAACGTTGCTGCCATCCAGTGTCTTTACATCCACCTTTCAGAGGACACAGTCACAGTCAGGTGCAGGACAGACTCAGACAGACTGTACTAACATAAAATGTTGAGTAGGATCCAATCTAGCAGGCAGGACTAAACCTGCCGTTGATTGCTGATCCcaaacaagcagctgctggTGAAAATGTTCTCGTTAGaaagttttcattcagtttcatCAAACGGAAATGACTACTCGGGACCCTGGCCAGATACGCGACGCTACGCACTGGGCTGCAATTTGGAGGAGCTGAACACTAGCCCCATCAGACACAACCAGGCCACAGAGACGTCAGCCACATCCAGAAAAGCATCCCGGAAGCTACTTCTTCATTTTGAGGTCAGCTTCCATGGCGCTACGGCGACCCCTGGTGCCTCCATCCTGCAGTGggagagacagaaaggaaatCATTGCGTCAAGGCGCGAAGGTCAAAAGATCGGAGACCTCGTTACGTGATCGAGATCCGCACAAAAACACGACATGGTCCAACCTCGGAGGGCTTCCTCCCCACACGACGGACaaaacggaagaaaaataaggaTGGctgaaaaagggaaaataaaaaaaaatagaagaaaagaaattagagcatgcagagaaagagagacactGAGAAAcgcatgtggaaaaaaaaagaaaaaacaggaaagcgGCGTGGGCTGGGAGCTTGTATGATGAGAGGGTACAGgggagtttgtgtgtgtgatgtgatTAAACTATGTGGAAACAGAAGCTAGACTTCTGTTCATGTCTGGAGATGATGGCTGGTTTATGAGCCTCAGTGTTTGGAGCAGCAACAGCCTGACACATTGCGTGACTGTTTCCCcatcaaccaaaacaaaaggcaAAGTCATGctgaacaaaaccaaaaaactgcaaaaccttACAGCTACGTGTTGGTCCGgtcacattaaatcccaataaaacgttttttggttttaatcaaAAGCGGAGAAAATGTGAAACGTTTCAGGCACCGTATTTAGGATAAAAGTTATCGATTAACGAGTTAATGTAACGAATAATTGATACGCGTCCATTTTCTCTTGCACCAAGTGTTGACCGTCTTTCCATAACATAAAGGGCTAATTTGTCATATTATGCTGAATATGTAACAAATACACTTAGTCTCAGCCGAAGTTATTACTGAtctcaaataaaatttgtggttttctCTCTCATTAAAGTTGGgcatatttctaaaatataaccaaacagaaccacttAGTTTGCTcaatagaaacataaaagatGGAAACATGCGAAACGTTTAATTCCCTATGAATAGAGAGATATTCACACAGAAGTACTGTGTGTGCTTGCTtttgaatttatgttaaaacttcGCTcgattaatttaattaactcaCAACAacactcaaaaataaattatgttgatTGAAattatggtgtttttttaaaaatcctccaaCTTGTTATATTTTTCCTGCGTTATACCCTCCGCCTTCGTAACACACGTCagtaattttttaagaaaatgctgCTTCACCATGTAGCACGGCCAAATGAGCGCTTAAAGAGCACAAACAGTGTTTATATTTCTCAACAGAACCGCATGAAGTCCATTTTTATCTCCCACACTGGACTCTGTTTGGACCGTTTCTCTTAATTGTTCTGTTATGACGACTCCGCCATCTTCAGCACTGGCTCTGCTTAAGAATGACCAGCCGCGCCCTCTGCTGGTTGGCGGGCAAACTACAGCCCTAAGAGAAACTCTAGGCcatatgtgtcaaactcaaggcccgcgggccacatccggtcCGCGAGatcattttatattattgttaCTAATGGCCCGGCGATATGAAACGCTGGTAACACAATAAACTACAGATCCCATAATGCAGTGCTTCAGCTGCCTTGCCAGACGCTTTCCGCACCAATAAAGTCTAGCGTCTGCAAGTTATTGAAGCCAGCCCTTTATGATGCCAAAGAGAAAAGTTGATTCTGAAAACAGAGCCTTTCAAAACCGATGGGAGGCTGTGTTTATGTTTACTGACATTGCCGGTAAACCCGTTTGTCTCATTTGTGGTGCTACTGTGGCAGTAGCCACAGTAGGAGACAGAACATCAGGATAACCCGAAAGACCtgaatgcagagcagaagatACGAAAAGTAGAAGAGTTAAAGAAGAATCTGACACTTCAGCAGACGCCTTTTTTACCCGTGCAAAATCACAAAGTGAAGCTGCTGTGAAAGCAAGTTTTATCGTGGCGGAGGAGATCGCCAGAGCGGCCCGGCCACTCGCCGAGGGTGAGCTGCATGATGGAGGTGTGTGACGGCGTATGTCCAGACAAAAAGCAGATGCTGGTAAATGTAAGCCTGAGCAGAAATACAGTCGCTGATGGAGTTTGTGAGATGGCCACTGATTCAAGAACACGGTTGAGTGAAAGAAGCAAAGACTTCATTGCACACTCTCTTGCTGTGGATGAAACTACAGACATGACTGACACCTCCACAGCTAGCCACCTTCATCCAGAGAGTGGACTCCCATTTGAAAGTTACAGAGGAAGTATTGGACATTAAATCGATGCACGGGACAACGACCggaaaagacatttttgaaaacgTATGTCAAAGTGTAACCGACATGAAACTGCCCCGGGACAAACTTCCTGGACTTACAACTGATGGAGCACCGGCTATGTGCGGTGAAAACAGTGGACTAGAGGGAAGAATGCGAGTAAAGATGCAGGAGGAGAGCTGTACTGGTGAGTTAACAGCATATCACTGCGTTATACACCAGGAAGGACGATGTGGCAAAGTCCTGAAGATGGACCATGTAATGACGCAAACTGGAAAATTTATCACCGGCAATTTCAGTCCTTCCTACGGGAGAGAGACTCAGAGTTTGCCGACATTCCTTATCACACAGAGGTACGTTGGGTAAGTCGGGGAAGAGTTCTCAATAGAGTTTTTGAGCTCAGCAATGAAATCTGTCAGTTCATCCCACAGACTCAACCGTTTTGTGGGATAAAAAGTGGAAATGCGAGTTGGTGTTTCTGGCTGACATAACAGCTCATCTCAACGCCTTAAACCTCCAGCTCCAGGCTGCATGATCACCGACATGTACGACGCAGTGAAGGCATTTCAAGGGAAGCTGCTTTTATGGGAGACACGAATGCACCAGTGCAACCTGCCCCATGTTTTATTGCCAAGTAATGCCGAACCAGGTCGGCACAACAGAGTTTCCTAATACGTTcgttgccaaaaaaaaaaaaaaaaagattacaagCATCCAGCTCAGACAAAATGGCATAAGagcaaagaaaactgaatgctTTGATTCTGTTATTGctgaaaagcacaaattttgtttatatttccaggttgttttttttaattattttatttttttttattccaggcGTCTTTTGCAGCATGTTCGTATTTCTGACTTGTATAATTTTGACAGGATAGATTTCTATGGAAAGCAagatattttaagttatttcaaGTTTAAAGTTTATGTATTCCTGAACATTCCTGtctgttttattcatatttatttaaaaaaaaacagttttagtgtcttcaataaatgtttattttggcCCGCGACCTAAAGTGTGTTTTGAATTTTGGCCCCCGGTGCAAATGAGTTGGACACCCCCGAACTAGGCGGACGAAATTTGTTTATCGACTGGAACTTATTTTAATCTAGCAAACCATTGATCGTCAATTAAGCGTAAATCGACTAACTGCTTGCATCCCTGCACTGTACGTGTAAAACTGGTTGATCTCTGCATCTGTTTAGTGTTTGGTGCcagtgaagaagaaaagtgtCACATGTGGACGGAGTGAGTGATGTTTGCGCTCAGACCTGGTTCTGGTGAGATCTGAGGGAAGAACCTGAATActtacaaagagagagagaaggaaagcaGGAGAGGCCATTGGGACACTGTCCTGTAGGAGGACAAACATTGGagtgaaaaagagaaagcaaagaCACACAGGCGTGAGAAAGCAAGTTTCATTGGAGGTCCAGTCAGACGAGACGCCGAGagggggggggtgggggggggattGGACCTCATCAGGTGGgaagcacagaaacacacatatCCACAAAACATCAGGATGACATGTCAACACTTTAGCAAGCTCAGATTTGACATTACAAGGCAAGCAGGTGAATACGGAAATTTCCACCACAACTCCCATCAAattatacagatttttttcattcaaagatCCTCGCTGAGGAGGAGAcgcccccctctccctccccccaGACTCCCACGTCTAGCTCCAATAATGGAGCTGCGCGAAGGAAGTCCTGCTTTAAGTGATCCGCGGACACACGAGCATGCAGGCGGAGACAGAAACAGCTGCAGCCAAACATGCAGGACACGCATCAACTGGGATGTCGGCAACGATCGTTCAGCAACGAGGCAGCGGGCAACAAGCAGAGCGAACAAACTTATCACAGGTATGCAACAAAGGCATGTCCAACTTTGATGTGCATGTGGAAGCAAAAACAATGGATTCCTGCCAAACTTTTACTGACTTCTAGGTCTGAATGtgagaagaacagaaaaaaaagaaaagaggaccCAGTGGCGGTTTATGGTGACATGGCTTTCTGCCCAGGGCGGCACAACCCaataaatagaaacaaccaCCAAAAAGGAGGGAGTTTGCTATTAGTTGTTCTTTCATGTGCAGCTCATGGTCTAAATTTAATGGTCATCTTTAGGAGGTTTGTCCACATGGAAAGAACCGCCCCTGGTTATACTACTAAAATACACATGGTGACGGAAGGAACAAAGATCTGTCATCAAAGTTAGACtatgttcaataaaaacagctttacaaTATTGTTGCACAAAcataaatcaacataaaaatctgttttcaccGATACTGAGCTTGCTGTCCCTCCCACCCCCCTATCGGTCAGGATTTCTCTCATATGTCCAGGCTGCATCACAAGGACTTACCCAGCAACtgatgacatttatttaaactgaatcTGTCTCgcgaaagaaaataaaaacaaaactgctgttGGTCCACAAAAGCAACGAGAAATAATTGGGCTTAATAGTTGTTAAATTTTCTACAGCTGatgaatttttctttctattattaaagtggaaaaacattattaaaatgttgcgTTTATTGGtcatattacattttaaaagacgCATAAACTGCCAGCCAAAGtaaaagcactttaaattacaaaacaagtACAGGCAGTGAGATGTGCAGGGTTCCATCGTCTGTCCAGAATGACAGGCTTTTCCATCGGCGCCTGATGAAACATCTGATCTTTCAAATAGATCATTTGATGTGATCTTAATGCAACAGATGACTAAAATCTCATCCATACATGATATTTCTCAAAATGTGTCAATTAATTGTATTAATCTTGATTAATCTCGATTAGAAGATTTATGACATTATTAtcaactaattcagtaatcgattaatcgttaactggaatATACAGGTCCAAAAATGGccatttgatgaaaaaaaaaacctaaaaaactccaacatattcagagcagtaattaatgcaaaactgttcaaaaattatatacattttgcatttaagataaaaagaaatctttgtCTAAATATTCTTTTTGCCAAAACTCCTTGGGTGGCGGTTTTAGCTTCACGTCATTCAGATTTACTAAAAGACTGGATTTCAGGCTagacaatgtttattttcttattgaaaaaaaggaattgaactACTAACTCATTTGCATCCTTCATAGTATTTCTAATGTATAAGAACgtggttaaataaaacaaaattgtaaaatgtgccatttttttaatccgattaattgtcagaacaATCGattaaccaataaataaattaatcattagCTTTTTGATGCGTCCTCCGGTTTTACCCTCTTTGAGAGCAGAGTGATTATGTTTCTGGGGAGTTTTTCACCTACAAACACGGTTTATAACTTCAAATGCCTAGCAACGTGagctccttctcctccttctccttctcctcaaCCCACCTTCTCGGCCGGCTCCCCTGGTTTGCGGTTGCCCTCCCTGCCGCGGAGGCTCTTGGCGGAGATGGCGCTCTCCGAGGTTTGCATGATGAGCTGGGTGGCCAGGAACTGCTGGACGTGCTCCAGGACGTCGCGCTGCATCTCCAGCGCCATGTGGTACACGTCGTGGTCCGACGAGTTGTACATGATGGCGTTCTGGAACATCAGCATGATGTCTCGCTGGAACTCGGCAGTGGTGCGGATCACGCCGGACTCGATGTTCTTCTTTATGGCCGACAGGTCCATGGGTCTGCGTGggatttatttagattaaaaagaaaaagagaaaagaaatgggtATATTTGTTTATCGTATGTTCGCTGaaaagcagatctttaatgGGCATTGCGTTTTCTGACCTGTGCACTATGCTGTGGTAACCCGGGGCGATGTCGTCTGACACGGGCTGCAAGAAGACACTGGCGTACCTGCAACCGGCATCACATCTGCTTTAatactaaactaaaactaaaatcaattcCACCACTGAcaattaagacaaaaacaaagaaaacactcGTGCTAAATGTGGCTAACAGGGAAGTGCTGGCAGTGTGTGACGTTATTTAGTCTCTATGCTTGACAACAAGTATCAcctgtgattggctgcagcTCTCCACACCAACATGATGGCTTTCTTCCAGATTTTCTGCGCCTGGACGGCCTCTTGGTCTTCACCACACGTGGAGCTGATGCAcatgagacagagagagacagagagaaaaagagactgTGTTAAGATTTAATTTCTGGAAACTGTGAATCCACCCCCACCAATCAACTCCTTGGATTTCCATAGTTCAGAATGATGTCAGCACAACCAGAGACAACCAACACAACAATTTAGTGCGACAAGCGTGTTTTACTCcaattcataaaattaaaatgttgagcAACTTGTGAAGTTACACTTTGGTATAAGTTTGACAAATAATAATTGGTAGAAATACTTAtccaaagattttatttttgagccaTAGTCGCTTGTCCGATTAATAAGCGACTATTATATTATAGTACTATGTAATATtgctgttatatatatatagcaataATTGGAAATATGTAGTGGAACACCAGCTGCGTTACCATTGGTCATATACTTGTGCAATTTACTTgacatttcaaacataaatttgcttaatagaaaaatgttttagcacTAGGATTGTGACcgtattgaaattggtttattttgcaaaactgcattaGAAACAGAAGTCATGTGAgcaacaacaggatgttgccATTTtcacaaaccatgaagaagacgacaggaagtatttagaaaatgtgtggcgtgttttttgtaataaattattacatgaCCAAATTATTCACCTGCGATTGTaacagtttaatatttaatgggAACACAGCTATGGCgaaattgtgctttttcaacattagcCAAATATCGAGAAGGTTTTGTgaacatttgtaatgaaaatgaagttatagaaaagtgcaaaaagtatttaaacGAGCTTGTTgtgatttagattttataaattagatttttagtgCAACTTTGACCCTGCACCTACAGCTGGGAGGAGGAGGCTGGGCTGCTGGCCAGGGAATCCACGGTGTAGCGCTGGGACGGCGGGCCGTAGCCGTCTTCGCTCTCGCTGGCGGCCCTCTCCACCTCGGACAGGTACGGACCCTCGCCCTCCCCGCAGTCCTCCTTCAGCTCCATCCCGTCGTCCGGGTCGCCCTcgctccctccctcctcttccttcacctccagagaaaaacaaacggAGTCGGGTTTTCCATGTAAATAAGCGCCGTCAGTGGATGCTGACGTGTTGATGTGGGTTACTTTGCACTCTTTCCCAGACACGGAGCTGTCTTCTGAGTCTGCAGAGGggaaaacaagttttttaaaaaacagtttaaggACAAGCAAACATGAGCTTTGTGTCGGAGCATAAACATCCAGACGTGCTCCCCACCGAGGCAGGGAGGGTTGGGCTCCGGCTGGCTCCAATCCTCTCCTTCAGTCTTCACTGTAGCTTCGGCGGCCTCCTTCGCCCCGGCCACCGCCTCCTCTGCGACTTCACTTCCTGCCGCGCCGTCGTCGGAAGCCAGCGAAGAGTTGACGTCGCTTCCTGCCGCCTCGGTTCCCTCGCCGCTTCCCTTGAACTGTTCTTCCTTTTTGATGTCGGGCTGGCTCTGCGTCTCCGGGCCGCCGGAAGACGGAGCTGGTGCGGCAGAGGCGTCCTGGTTCTCCTGCGCCGAGGCGGCGTGCTGGACCGGAGGCTCCGACGGCTTCAGGTCCTGCGTCTCCCACGGCCCAGGGAGGGTGTGGCCTTCTGAGACGGCTTCCTCGCACAGAGACAGAGCTGCTTCCACGGCGGCGGCGTCTAAAGCCTCCACCGAGTCATCCACCTACGACAAcgaacagagaaaaagaaaaattatttcttttaaggattttttttggcTTCAGTGGCCTTTAATTTGATAGTGAATCTACAAGAAAGGAGGCTGTGAgcgagggggaagacatgcggttgacatttttgactaaggaaactcagaaattttctagaaaaaaaaaaaaaaaaaacagaattttttttttttttaattgttaattttccacttttggagctcagaaatttacatgct harbors:
- the brd8b gene encoding bromodomain-containing protein 8 isoform X3; the encoded protein is MASGIGKHKILNVGPTEPWSIREKLCLASSVMRSGDQNWVSVSRAIKPFSEPGRPPDWFSQKHCASQYSELLEATEAPKRKRGEKGEVVETIEDVIVRRLTTERIEELKRLQRDTQEQYRKLKKEVELIQTGHMDSQLKDLWAEITQKKKQEEEEAEQKRKATEMAYQARQAMKNTPKRLPSVTVRSPLGVSPSTHDAQADSVAPTPPMDTEGVPSEDTAVHSAAQGVGVFLPAAEPPVSGPKDGGLAPLAEDSPQKRLLTQKATPPPSPLLSELLKKGNLISASPRLVSEGDTTTSLTNGVQTAAAAAALAPGHEVFTEGDADAAVKAELSEETGLADEDLVAVSYMGDELDLETVGDIIAIIEEKVDDSVEALDAAAVEAALSLCEEAVSEGHTLPGPWETQDLKPSEPPVQHAASAQENQDASAAPAPSSGGPETQSQPDIKKEEQFKGSGEGTEAAGSDVNSSLASDDGAAGSEVAEEAVAGAKEAAEATVKTEGEDWSQPEPNPPCLDSEDSSVSGKECKVKEEEGGSEGDPDDGMELKEDCGEGEGPYLSEVERAASESEDGYGPPSQRYTVDSLASSPASSSQLSTCGEDQEAVQAQKIWKKAIMLVWRAAANHRYASVFLQPVSDDIAPGYHSIVHRPMDLSAIKKNIESGVIRTTAEFQRDIMLMFQNAIMYNSSDHDVYHMALEMQRDVLEHVQQFLATQLIMQTSESAISAKSLRGREGNRKPGEPAEKDGGTRGRRSAMEADLKMKK